In the genome of Tursiops truncatus isolate mTurTru1 unplaced genomic scaffold, mTurTru1.mat.Y mat_scaffold_97_arrow_ctg1, whole genome shotgun sequence, one region contains:
- the LOC109547242 gene encoding ras-related GTP-binding protein B-like, whose product LECLSASAHRQGSLAWKFTTLSPVFPASGNSNKQVISHYQCKEQRDVHRFEKISNIIKQFKLSCSKLAASFQSMEVRNSNFAAFIDIFTSNTYVMVVMSDPSIPSAATLINIRNARKHFEKLERVDGPKQCLLMR is encoded by the exons CTAGAGTGTCTTTCTGCCTCAGCCCATAGGCAGGGATCACTTGCTTGGAAGTTCACTACCCTGAGCCCTGTCTTTCCTGCTAGTGGTAATAGCAACAAGCAG GTGATTTCTCACTATCAATGTAAAGAACAGCGTGATGTCCACAGATTTGAGAAAATCAGCAACATTATTAAGCAATTTAAGCTGAGCTGCAG CAAGCTGGCTGCCTCTTTCCAGAGCATGGAAGTCAGGAACTCTAACTTTGCTGCTTTCATTGACATCTTTACATCCAACACTTATGTGATGGTCGTGATGTCTGATCCATCCATTC CTTCTGCAGCTACTCTGATCAATATCCGCAATGCCAGGAAACACTTTGAAAAGCTGGAAAGAGTGGATGGACCAAAGCAGTGTCTTCTTATGCGCTAA